GGCCGCTTCGAAAATCTCCACGTACGCGTAGCCCCTTGATCCTCCGATGCGGTGTTTCTTCAGTTCCTCCAGAGTTGTGAAATTCCATCCGGGCAGTTTTTTCTCGAGATAGAAGAAAGCCATCTGGTGGTTGCCGAGTGGGGTGGATGCGTAACAGTTCTTTTCGAACGCGCTGGTTCTCGACCAGGGAAATGTCGCGAGAGCCGCTCCGCTCAGCACCTCAAGCTCGTTTCGCCGCCAGGGGACGAATTCCAGTAGTACCGTATGGCCGGACACTGCAACGGCCTCTTTGACAACGCACGCCATTGGGCCCCCGCACTCCAGACTCTCGGAGGTGTAGGGGAGCCATTCACCGGTGAGAACAGTGAAGGTCTTCGCCTCAGCCGTGGCCCAGAACAAGGCGGTGAGGATGAAGATCGAGGTCACCACTCGTGTTGGACGTGCCATGACCCACCTCGTGGAATCGATACAGGGCGCGGCGAACCGGATGCCGCGTACAGCTTTCATCAGTCATTAAGCGACTAGTGCAAGCTAATACGTCCGAGCGGGGTTGCCCGCAATCTCTTTTCAGCGGATGAGGGGACACGATGGGCGAGTATTCGTGAGGAGGAGAAGCCGGACCGGCACTGTTCACGCACCGGCCCGGCGAATAGCTATTTGCCTTCCAGTTCCCTGGCGGCTTTTTCCACACCGGCAACGAATCCTTCCCTGGCCTTTCGGATCTTGCCTTCAAGCTCCTTGTCGCCAAGGGCCAGGATCTGGGCGGCCATCCAGGCGGCATTTCGAGCCCCCGCCTTGTCCAGGGCCAGAGTGCCCACAGGAAAGCCCGGCGGCATCTGAACCGTTGCAAGCAGGGCGTCCATTCCGCCCAGGGCCGAAGCGGTAACGGGAACACCCAGTACGGGCTTCACGGTGCGGGCGGCCACGGCTCCGGCCAGGTGGGCCGCCATGCCGGCCGCGCAGATGAATACCTGGCAACCCTGGGCTTCCAGCTCGCGGATGAGCTTCTCGGTGCGGTCCGGGGTGCGGTGGGCGCTGGTTACCGTGTAGAGATGAGCGATGCCGAGCTCGGTGAGAACGTCGGAGCAGGGCTGCATGACGTCCTTGTCCGATATGGAACCGATGAAGATGGCTACTTTGTTCATTGTTGCGACCTCTTGATGCCTTTCGCGCCTATGTCGCGCCTGATGTAGGCGTTTTCGAAAAAGACCTTGTCCACCGCCGCGTAGGCGTTGGCCTGGGCCTGGGCCAGGGAGTCTCCCAAGGCCGTGACTCCGAGCACGCGCCCGCCAGAGGTTTTCAGAACCCCGTTGTCCAAAGAGGCTCCGGCCACGAACACCTTGACCCCTTCGGTCTCTTCCGCTTTGTCCAATCCCTGTATGACCATGCCTTTGGGGTAGGTGCCGGGATATCCCTTGGCGGCAACCACCACACACAGCGCGGTCCGCTGGCTCCAGGAGACCATGGACGGCTTGAGTTCTCCCTTGGCGCAGGCGAGCATGACCTGGGCGATGTCCGAGTCCAGGCGCATGAGCAGGGGCTGGCATTCGGGGTCGCCGAAGCGGACGTTGTATTCCAGAACACTCGGGCCGTCTTTGGTCATCATGAGCCCGGCGTAGAGGATGCCTTTGAACGGGTGACCCTTTTCGGCCAGAGTCCGCACGATGGGGGTGATGGTGAGTGCGGCCATGCGCTCCCATTCGGTGTCGGGCAGGACAGGGGCCGGGCAGTAGGCGCCCATTCCCCCGGTGTTGGGCCCGGTGTCGCCTTCGCCAACGGCTTTATGGTCCTGGCAGGAGGGCATGGGCACTACGGTCTCACCGTCGCAAAACGCCAGGAAGGAGGCCTCCTCACCCACAACGCAGTCCTCCACCACCACCTTGTCACCGGCCGGGCCGAACACGCGTCTAACCATCATGTCGTCCAGGGCTTCGAGCGCCTCTTCCCGCGTTTTGGCAACCACCACGCCCTTGCCGGCGGCAAGGCCGTCGGCCTTGACCACCATGGGCACGGGTCTCGCTAGGATATGTTCCCTGGCGGCCTGGTGCTCCGTGAACACCTGATAGTCCGCGGTGGGAACGCCTGAAAGGCGCATGATGTCCTTGGCGAACGCCTTGGAGCCCTCCAGCTGGGCCGAATACGCATCAGGGCCGAAGCAGTGGATGCCCGCTTCCGTCAGGGCGTCGGTCAGGCCAGCCACCAGAGGGGCCTCAGGTCCGGCGACCACCAGGCCGATGGAATTGGCCTTGGCAAAGGCTACCAGCCCGGGGACGTCGGTGTCGGCAAGGGGAACGTTCTCGCAAACGAGGGCGGTGCCACCATTGCCGGGAGCCGTATAGAGTTTCGTTACGAGGGGGCTTTGGGAGAGTTTCCAGGCAAGGGCGTGCTCACGGCCGCCAGAGCCAACCAGCAGGACATTCATGTGCGCTCCTTGGTTTGGTCAGGCGTGGGGTAGCGCAAGTGGAGCCTGAAATCAAACCTTCGGCCTTTTCAGGGTAGCTTATTTAATGCGTCTCATTACGATTTACCCTTGACTTAGACAACAAGTGAGCTATCTGAAAAACATCCGTTCCAGAACGAGGTTTTGCATGTTGCAGACTCAAGCCATGGTTATGGACTTTGATTCCGCGCTGGACAAGTTCAAGACCATTTCCCAAGACAAGGGGCTGCGCCTCACGCATCAGCGGCTCGAAATCCTGAGGGAACTTGTCGGTGCGAAGGACCACCCCAGCGCCGAGACGGTGTTCGGGCGTGTTCGCCGCAGGTTGCCGACCATTTCTCTGGATACGGTGTACCGCACGCTCTCCACCTTCGACGAACTGGGGCTCATCATGCGGGTGCCGGTTACAGGTGACCAGGGGCGCTTCGATGCCGATACCAGCCCGCACCATCATTTCGTTTGTTCCCGGTGCCGGTCCATCTACGATTTTCTCTGGGATGAATTCGACCAGCTCGTGCTTCCGGACGATTCCGAGTCCTTGGGGCACGTGGCGGACAGGCGCGTAGTGGTGCGGGGTGTTTGCCACGTCTGCTTGAACGACAGCAGACAGATCTCCTGATTTTTATGAGCCTTGACCACAACTGTTGTTTTGGTTTACACTTATATTCAGAATAATTCTTAAATCATTTTTAATCCTGATACGGAGGCATCATGTCGAAATCTAAAGAGAACCTGCAAGAAGCTTTTGCCGGGGAGTCCCAGGCCAACCGCAAATATCTGGCATTCGCCAAGCAGGCCGACAAGGAAGGCTTGAAGCAGGTGGCCAAGCTTTTCAGAGCCACAGCCGAGGCCGAGACTGTTCATGCGCATACCCACCTGCATGTGCTGAAAGGCGTGGGCAGCACGGTGGACAACTTGAAGGCCGCCATCGAGGGTGAAACCCACGAATTCAAGAACATGTATCCCAAGATGATCGAAGAGGCCCAGGCCGAAGGCGACAAGCAGGCCGAACGGTCCTTCCGCTTTGCCAACGAAGTGGAAAAAATCCACGCGGCCCTGTACGAGAAAGCCCTGGCGGATCCCGCCGGACTCAAGTCGACCGAATACTACATCTGCTCGGTGTGCGGCTATACCTGTGAGGATCACGCCCCGGACAAGTGCCCGGTGTGCCAGGCGGCGGCAAAAGCCTTTTATAGTGTAGGCTAGGAGATATCATGGACAAATGGGAATGCCCTTGCGGCTACGTGTACGATCCGGCGGAGGGAGACGTTGAGCACGGCGTCAATCCCGGCACGCCCTGGGAAGCGGTGCCTGACGACTGGCTCTGCCCCAAGTGCGCCGCTGAAAAGGAATACTTCGAAAAGGTTGGGGAGTAACGTTACTCGTCGGCCCTGATACAAAAAAGCCCCAGGCGAGAGCCTGGGGCTTTTTTCATTGTATGTGTATCAAAGCGGGCCGTGATTCTCCACCAAGGTGAGCCACGTGCCCACGATGTCCGGGTCCCACTGGGTGCCTGCACCGTTGGCCAGAATGCCTGAGGCCGTGCCAATGGTTTTCGCCTTGTGGTAGGCGCGGTCCGAGGTCATGGCTTCGAATCCGTCCACCACACTCACCAGCCTGGCCAGAAACGGTATCCTGTCGCCTGCCAGCCTGTCCGGGTAGCCGGAACCGTCGAAGCGCTCATGATGGTGGTACACGATTGGGAGGGCGTCCGTTAAGCTTTCCACCTTGCCGAGAATCGTTCGCGCTATAGCGGGATGCTGGCGCATGAGGGGTTGCTCAGTGGGGCTTAGTGTGCCGGGCTTGTTGAGGATGCTGTCTGGAACGCCGATCTTGCCGATATCGTGAAGCACGGCCGCGGTACGCACGAGGTCGATCTCTTTCTGGCTGAGCCCAAGCGCCTTGGCGAGCTTGGCAGCGAATCGGCTCACCCGTTCGGAATGGCCGCGGGTGTACGTGTCCTTTGCCTCCACTGCGTGCACCAGCGAGAAGACGATCTCGTCGTTGACTGATTTTAAGCGGGCGCAGGCCCGGTGGCTTTCAAAGCAGAGGGAGGCGTGGGCGGAAAAAAGTGTGAGCAGGTTGAGTTCGCTCAAGGTGTAGGGCTGGCTGCCGATGGCCCGCAAAGCCACCACAGCCCCGCGGGTTCCTTCCGGACCGTTCATGGGCACGCCGATGGCGGAAGAGGGGGTGTGCCCGCCATTGCCGTTCTTCCCGAACGCCTCGCGCAGGAGGTGTTCCTCCAAGAGCATGGGCCGGCCTTTCTCAGCCAGGGACGCCGCCAGGGATTCAAACCATGTCCTGACGCCGGGGTTTTCGCGAAAGTAAGGGCCGATGAGAGCCTGGGAGCCTGCGCCGAAATCTTTCGGCCCATTGAAGAAGAAGGCTATGCCGTCCGGTGAGAAGGCTGCCTTCACCTGGGTCAAGAATTCCTTGATAAGAGCCCGGGCGTCCTGCTGCGAAGTCATGGCGTTATTTAAGGCCAGCATCCTGGTGAGCCCGAAAGCTGTGCTCTGATGCTGGCGCATGGCCCGTTCCTCGATGGCCTTGGTCACCGCGGACCGAAGATCCTCCACCCTGAAGGGCTTGAGCAGATAGTTCACGGCCCCGAGCTTTACGCACTCCACCGCGCTGTCGATGGTGCCGTAACCGGTGAGGACGATGACGTCCGTGCCGGGAGCGATAGTGGACATGGCCTTGAGCAAATCCATGCCTCCGGCGCCGGGCATGCGCAGGTCGCTTACAACCAGGTCGAATGAGGATTTTTCAAGCAGGGAGATGGCTTCCAGCCCGTTGCGCGCCACGGCGATGGAGGAGGCAAGGTCGGCCAGGGCTTCGGAACAGACGTCGAGGAGGTCAGGTTCATCGTCAACCAGCATGATGCGAGGTCTAACCTGATCCGTCATGTATGCGTCCCTGCTAAAGAATGTAACCAATCCTTGCGCACATGACGTAATACGTTCCGACCATATCTGTCCAGTTTGTCAATGGAGAGTGGGTGATAGGTGTACTTCCCTGTCGGGGTTGGTTTGCTTTTGCCCTCGGATGATGTAGTGACCGGCCAACAGGATGTTCTTCCAATAACCGCTTACGTAAGCCGGCTGACCATGCGCCAGGGCCTTCCACACAAAACCGCGGACAGGATGCGCAAGCTCGTTGAAGGCATCGAGCATCTGCCTTCGGCTCCCGCGTCAGCCTCACGCATCCTGGCGCTTTCCACCAAAGACTCACCCGACCTGCACGAACTCATAGAGTGCGTCGAATCCGACCCGGCCGTCGCCCTGCGGGTGCTTCGCCAGGCGAACACCGCCAGTTTCAACCGTTCCGAAAAGGTGGACGACATCCACCAGGCGACCATGCTTTTAGGCACCGAAACCGTCTGTACGTTGGCCTTGTGCGTGAGCGTCCGCGAGGGGCTTTTCAAGACATTCGACAACGGCGACCCGGTGGTGCGTGAATTCTGGCGGCACAGCCTGGCCTGCGCCTGCGCGGCCAAATTACTGGCCGAGCGATCCAGGCCGAAACTCGCCGGGGCGGCTTTCACGGCAGGCTTGATTCATGATTGCGGCAAGCTGGCCTTGCTCGCGGCTGAGGGCGAGGCCTACGCCAAGCTCCTATCTGATGAATTCCTCGTGGGTCCGCGGCTCATCAAGGCTGAACAGGAGGCCCTGGGGGCTGACCACTGCCTGGCCGGGAAATGGCTTCTTGAACGCTGGAAGCTGCCCGAATCCCTGGTCGACGCCGCCTGGATGCATCATCAACACGCCAGCGCCCTGCTCGGAGCGGGCGAACCGGCCATGGTGAGCCTCCTCGTTTACCTGGCCGACCGGTTGTCCCACGAAGCCATGGGCACCTTGCCCGGCATGTCTCAGGATACCGATTGTCTTGGCGCAGCGGCCAGCCTTGGCTTTGACAGTCCGGCCGCCCTGGGGGAAGTGCGTGCCGGCATCGGCGCTATGTTTGCCGAGCGCGCCGGTCTGTTTGATTTGCACGAAGACTCGGGAACGTTTTATTTCAACGGGTTAAGCCGGGCGAACATGCGTCTTGGCGCCGCTAACGTGGGGTTAGCCGGGAAAAGCGCGGTTCTTGAGCGCGATGCCGAGTTCCTGCGCAGCGTCGCCCTGGCCGGTGTGGAGATTACCAAGGCGGATACCGTGCAGGGAATACTGTTTGCCCTGGCCGGTTGTCTCAAGGACCGGTTCGCCTCCCCCGGAGGCGCCGCTCTGCTCATGGACCCGGAGCATCTGAACGGGGAAGGATTTCTCTGGGGCTTTGGAGAGGGCCTGCGGCCCGTTTCTCTCCTGCTGGACGAGAGCCTGGCCCCGGCCAAGGAGTTCATTCAGGTATTGCCACGAGAGATAGCCGCACACCTGAGCGGCTGCCGCACACGCGCTTCGGCGCTGGCAGGGCCGGAAGGACCTCCCGTTCATTTCCAGCACGGCTTGGCCATGGTGAGTGTTACCGAAGGCGCCGCATCCTTTGGCGAGCTCTTTTACCTTCCGGCCGACCGGACGGTCGCACCGGAGGAACGCTCGGCCGTGAGCCTGCTCGCCCATTTGGCGGTGCAGGCCTTCCGCCGTTTGGAGCTGGTCGCGCGCTGTGAGCTGCGCTCGGAGCGCCTGGCCCAGGTGATGCGCTCCATGCAGGAGATGAACGACAAGCTCTTGAAAACCCAGCGTCTCGCTGCGGTCGGGCAGCTGGCAGCCGGAGCGGCGCACGAGATCAACAATCCTCTGGCCATCATCTCCGCACGCGCCCAGCTTCTGGAAATGCGCGAGACGGACGAATCCAAGAAAAAGGGCTTGCGCCAGATGGTCGAGCAGATAGAGCGCATCAGCGCCATCCTGGGCAGTCTCATGGATTTCGCCAGGCCAGCCGCTCCGCGTATGGAGCCCATGAACCCCAAGGACATTGCGGACAGGGTGCTTGGGCTCATGGAAGGCAGTCTCGGCAACCAGGGGGTTGCGGTCGCTCGCCACTACGACCCATCCGTCCCGGATATCAGGGCGGATTGCCGGCAAGTGGAGCAGGTCCTTCTGAACCTTGTGCTCAACGCCCAGCACGCCATGGAAGGCAGGCCGGGAACCCTGACCGTGGGGCTCGCCTACAAGCCTGAAATCGACTGCGTGGTGTACACGTGCGCTGATACCGGCCAGGGTATTCCAGAAGAGAATCTGGAGAAAATATTCGATCCCTTCTTCACCACCAAGGGGGAGGGAAAAGGCACCGGGCTTGGGCTTTCCACTGCCTACGGCATCGTGCAGGCCCATAAGGGCCGCATCAGTGTTGAAAGCACTCCAGGAGAAGGCACGGTGTTCACCGTTGTTCTCCCGAGAGATCTGT
The DNA window shown above is from Desulfovibrio sp. and carries:
- a CDS encoding transporter substrate-binding domain-containing protein; amino-acid sequence: MARPTRVVTSIFILTALFWATAEAKTFTVLTGEWLPYTSESLECGGPMACVVKEAVAVSGHTVLLEFVPWRRNELEVLSGAALATFPWSRTSAFEKNCYASTPLGNHQMAFFYLEKKLPGWNFTTLEELKKHRIGGSRGYAYVEIFEAAGIQADYAQDVEKSFVKLFTDRVDLVVENEIVGWAVLEKNHLELLDQIAVAKTPLFVRPLHVMVSKTHPDGVEFLEVLNRGLALLKQSGRLDVIGGYGVMAPAGKPPVQKNTGEKQQAN
- the purE gene encoding 5-(carboxyamino)imidazole ribonucleotide mutase, with amino-acid sequence MNKVAIFIGSISDKDVMQPCSDVLTELGIAHLYTVTSAHRTPDRTEKLIRELEAQGCQVFICAAGMAAHLAGAVAARTVKPVLGVPVTASALGGMDALLATVQMPPGFPVGTLALDKAGARNAAWMAAQILALGDKELEGKIRKAREGFVAGVEKAARELEGK
- the purD gene encoding phosphoribosylamine--glycine ligase codes for the protein MNVLLVGSGGREHALAWKLSQSPLVTKLYTAPGNGGTALVCENVPLADTDVPGLVAFAKANSIGLVVAGPEAPLVAGLTDALTEAGIHCFGPDAYSAQLEGSKAFAKDIMRLSGVPTADYQVFTEHQAAREHILARPVPMVVKADGLAAGKGVVVAKTREEALEALDDMMVRRVFGPAGDKVVVEDCVVGEEASFLAFCDGETVVPMPSCQDHKAVGEGDTGPNTGGMGAYCPAPVLPDTEWERMAALTITPIVRTLAEKGHPFKGILYAGLMMTKDGPSVLEYNVRFGDPECQPLLMRLDSDIAQVMLACAKGELKPSMVSWSQRTALCVVVAAKGYPGTYPKGMVIQGLDKAEETEGVKVFVAGASLDNGVLKTSGGRVLGVTALGDSLAQAQANAYAAVDKVFFENAYIRRDIGAKGIKRSQQ
- a CDS encoding transcriptional repressor, producing MDFDSALDKFKTISQDKGLRLTHQRLEILRELVGAKDHPSAETVFGRVRRRLPTISLDTVYRTLSTFDELGLIMRVPVTGDQGRFDADTSPHHHFVCSRCRSIYDFLWDEFDQLVLPDDSESLGHVADRRVVVRGVCHVCLNDSRQIS
- a CDS encoding rubrerythrin family protein, whose product is MSKSKENLQEAFAGESQANRKYLAFAKQADKEGLKQVAKLFRATAEAETVHAHTHLHVLKGVGSTVDNLKAAIEGETHEFKNMYPKMIEEAQAEGDKQAERSFRFANEVEKIHAALYEKALADPAGLKSTEYYICSVCGYTCEDHAPDKCPVCQAAAKAFYSVG
- a CDS encoding rubredoxin, giving the protein MDKWECPCGYVYDPAEGDVEHGVNPGTPWEAVPDDWLCPKCAAEKEYFEKVGE
- a CDS encoding response regulator translates to MTDQVRPRIMLVDDEPDLLDVCSEALADLASSIAVARNGLEAISLLEKSSFDLVVSDLRMPGAGGMDLLKAMSTIAPGTDVIVLTGYGTIDSAVECVKLGAVNYLLKPFRVEDLRSAVTKAIEERAMRQHQSTAFGLTRMLALNNAMTSQQDARALIKEFLTQVKAAFSPDGIAFFFNGPKDFGAGSQALIGPYFRENPGVRTWFESLAASLAEKGRPMLLEEHLLREAFGKNGNGGHTPSSAIGVPMNGPEGTRGAVVALRAIGSQPYTLSELNLLTLFSAHASLCFESHRACARLKSVNDEIVFSLVHAVEAKDTYTRGHSERVSRFAAKLAKALGLSQKEIDLVRTAAVLHDIGKIGVPDSILNKPGTLSPTEQPLMRQHPAIARTILGKVESLTDALPIVYHHHERFDGSGYPDRLAGDRIPFLARLVSVVDGFEAMTSDRAYHKAKTIGTASGILANGAGTQWDPDIVGTWLTLVENHGPL
- a CDS encoding HDOD domain-containing protein; its protein translation is MTGQQDVLPITAYVSRLTMRQGLPHKTADRMRKLVEGIEHLPSAPASASRILALSTKDSPDLHELIECVESDPAVALRVLRQANTASFNRSEKVDDIHQATMLLGTETVCTLALCVSVREGLFKTFDNGDPVVREFWRHSLACACAAKLLAERSRPKLAGAAFTAGLIHDCGKLALLAAEGEAYAKLLSDEFLVGPRLIKAEQEALGADHCLAGKWLLERWKLPESLVDAAWMHHQHASALLGAGEPAMVSLLVYLADRLSHEAMGTLPGMSQDTDCLGAAASLGFDSPAALGEVRAGIGAMFAERAGLFDLHEDSGTFYFNGLSRANMRLGAANVGLAGKSAVLERDAEFLRSVALAGVEITKADTVQGILFALAGCLKDRFASPGGAALLMDPEHLNGEGFLWGFGEGLRPVSLLLDESLAPAKEFIQVLPREIAAHLSGCRTRASALAGPEGPPVHFQHGLAMVSVTEGAASFGELFYLPADRTVAPEERSAVSLLAHLAVQAFRRLELVARCELRSERLAQVMRSMQEMNDKLLKTQRLAAVGQLAAGAAHEINNPLAIISARAQLLEMRETDESKKKGLRQMVEQIERISAILGSLMDFARPAAPRMEPMNPKDIADRVLGLMEGSLGNQGVAVARHYDPSVPDIRADCRQVEQVLLNLVLNAQHAMEGRPGTLTVGLAYKPEIDCVVYTCADTGQGIPEENLEKIFDPFFTTKGEGKGTGLGLSTAYGIVQAHKGRISVESTPGEGTVFTVVLPRDLSGPAPTAAPVEGRRVERRAVLVVDDERHIRDILHESLESQGYSVEMAEDGEKALGLLRKNRYQLMILDIRMPSRDGLALLREAGSFVEPATPVIVLTGLASEQEIEQAKALGAAACLRKPFQVETLLAEAARLLVTEPTA